In Gracilibacillus salitolerans, the sequence AATTTTAGAGATGAAATTCTAGATTTTCAAACTGATATTAACTTTGTATCAGAAAATGGCAAAACAAAAGGAGCAATGTCACCAAATGAATTCTGGTATTTTTGGAGAAGATTTTTACCTTTCCAAGATATCGATTATTTACCTGATGATATTCTATTTGATCAAGTAGAGATAGAAGTGTTTAAAAAAGAATTATATGGCATTTCCAATGTATTTGAAAAACCATTTGCATTAAAAGCAATGATTTGTAACTATAATATTGAATTCCTTAATAAATTATTTGAGAAAGCAATATTTATTTATACTAAAAGAGATCCATATGCGAATATTGAATCGGTACTTAAAGCTAGGGAACGACAACTAGGATCTAGAGAACTGTGGTACTCTTTTAAGATTCCTGAATACTATGAATTAAAAAAAATTAATGATCCGGTTAAGCAAACCGCTGGCCAAATTTATTGTATAAACAGAGCTGTAGAAAAGGGATTAGCAAAAATACCAAAAAATAAAAAATTAATTGTAGAATATGAAGAATTTTGTGAAGATCCTGAAAAATTCTATAAATCTTTAGCTT encodes:
- a CDS encoding sulfotransferase; this translates as MAISDEVRNEQFKKNKYLENFMNEMNNDLRSSELSLISNATIKYPLIFIVGPSRSGSTLMLQWLASTHQFSYPTNLLSRFYGTPIIGAKIQRLLADPKFNFRDEILDFQTDINFVSENGKTKGAMSPNEFWYFWRRFLPFQDIDYLPDDILFDQVEIEVFKKELYGISNVFEKPFALKAMICNYNIEFLNKLFEKAIFIYTKRDPYANIESVLKARERQLGSRELWYSFKIPEYYELKKINDPVKQTAGQIYCINRAVEKGLAKIPKNKKLIVEYEEFCEDPEKFYKSLAYKMKAQGYEIKEKYKGPKHFEVTRKKAGNTEIIKSYSDIVKLYKNK